Proteins encoded within one genomic window of Empedobacter falsenii:
- a CDS encoding dihydrofolate reductase: protein MINIVVAKASNNVIGAKNDLIWHLPNDLKHFKSITSGHPIIMGRKTFESLGRPLPNRTNIVVTRDQNWNTEGIEIASSLPKAIEVAKKIDDDIYIIGGGNIYKQAMEFTDILYITEVHHEFDGDTYFPEIDLDEWEEVEREDFKKDEKHPYAYSFVTYKRID, encoded by the coding sequence ATGATAAACATTGTAGTAGCAAAAGCAAGCAACAACGTAATTGGTGCAAAAAATGATTTGATTTGGCATTTACCAAATGATCTGAAACATTTCAAAAGTATAACTTCTGGGCATCCTATTATTATGGGACGAAAAACGTTCGAATCATTGGGTAGACCTTTACCAAATCGTACCAATATTGTTGTGACAAGAGATCAGAATTGGAATACAGAAGGTATCGAAATTGCGTCTTCTTTACCAAAAGCAATAGAAGTTGCGAAAAAAATTGACGATGATATTTACATTATCGGTGGTGGAAATATTTACAAACAAGCGATGGAATTTACTGATATTTTGTACATCACAGAAGTTCATCACGAATTTGATGGAGACACTTATTTCCCAGAAATAGACTTGGACGAATGGGAAGAAGTAGAACGAGAAGATTTCAAAAAAGATGAAAAACATCCATATGCTTACTCGTTTGTGACGTATAAAAGAATAGATTAG
- a CDS encoding bifunctional nuclease family protein gives MDNLIRLNIKGISYSQTQTGAYALILEENVGGRKLPIIIGSFEAQSIALALEKDINPPRPLTHDLFISLGKEFQLNVDSIYIYKLEDGVFYSNIIFVNNDGQRAEIDSRTSDAIALAVRFNAPIYAYDNVVEKAGIHLDVIEEEENIRRAANNFEDDLDILAGLENDLSDINEYEGWTKSELETEMEKAVKNEDYELAARLRDQIDNMGN, from the coding sequence ATGGACAATTTAATTAGATTAAATATTAAAGGAATATCTTACAGTCAAACTCAGACTGGCGCATATGCGTTGATTCTAGAGGAAAATGTAGGAGGAAGAAAGTTGCCAATTATTATTGGGAGCTTTGAGGCACAATCAATCGCATTAGCTTTAGAGAAAGATATTAATCCACCTCGTCCATTAACACACGATTTGTTTATTTCATTAGGAAAAGAATTTCAATTGAATGTTGATTCTATTTATATTTATAAATTAGAAGATGGCGTTTTCTATTCGAATATTATTTTTGTAAATAATGATGGACAACGTGCCGAAATTGATTCGAGAACTTCTGATGCAATTGCGTTGGCTGTTCGTTTCAATGCACCTATCTATGCCTATGATAATGTTGTAGAAAAAGCTGGAATTCATTTGGACGTTATTGAAGAAGAAGAAAATATACGTCGCGCAGCAAATAACTTTGAAGATGATTTGGATATCTTGGCTGGTTTGGAAAATGATTTGTCTGATATCAATGAATATGAAGGTTGGACAAAATCTGAACTTGAAACTGAGATGGAAAAAGCTGTGAAGAATGAAGATTATGAATTGGCAGCTCGCCTTCGTGATCAAATCGATAACATGGGAAACTAA
- a CDS encoding M1 family metallopeptidase, producing MKKRILWLSSAFIISSLTYAQVMTPPPSYNENQTNKLDIYRAEAERINNLVHTKLDLKFDYAKEHVLGEAWVTLKPHFYATNKVTLDAKAMLISEVALVNGATKKKLNYKYDDLQLVIDLDKEYKKDQEYTLYIKYTARPNEVKQEGSAAINDAKGVYFINAKGERPNYPTQIWTQGETESSSCWFPTIDKTNQKTSQEITLTYPDKYVSLSNGTMKSSKKNSDGTKTDYWKFDKKHAPYLFFFGIGDYAVINDKWKNINVDYYVEPEYKDVAKQIFGNTPEMIQFFSDRLNYPYPWDKYAQMTAREYVSGAMENTTASLFHDGVQQKAGQLVDENTAEYVIAHELFHHWFGDLVTAESWGNLTVNESFANYSEYLWFEYKYGKEKADEHRYNEMFGYKQGDGPTKNLVRVHYNSREDMFDGVSYNKGGIILHMLRNFLGDDAFFKGLNKYLKDNEYGKAESAQLRLALEEVSGRDLNWFFNQWYYENGHPKLTVVSDYSSANKKIKVVVRQDASKLFEFPFAIDIVENGKTTRQQVWVPKQAETVFEFAANQKPDVVIPNADQVLLADIDDKKPVEDFIAQYKAGKGNYTTRLLAIEAMANAQATNPKAADALVNALDDSFDGLRIYAIHKLDTKSKTIVDKASSKLKQLASNDPKTLVQAAALSALNDANIYDVAIFEKASKSPSFSVQGASLTGILKNNPSKINDLTTNLDNEVIKGSPDLAMALVPTWIKNNQLDKAALISESAAMYEFVKFQDPEKGKIAEQAFNWIMNNDTPDATAEIAKTYSRYYPYLNEQNPQAGQAVKMMAEKALQVKTNAAKTIKSATIAKQVEQLQDAINKMK from the coding sequence ATGAAAAAACGAATCCTTTGGCTTTCATCAGCCTTTATTATATCAAGTCTTACTTATGCGCAAGTAATGACGCCACCGCCGAGTTATAACGAAAACCAAACGAACAAATTAGATATTTATCGTGCAGAAGCAGAACGAATTAATAATCTTGTTCATACCAAATTGGATCTTAAATTTGATTATGCAAAAGAGCACGTTTTAGGTGAAGCTTGGGTAACATTGAAACCACATTTCTATGCTACAAACAAAGTTACATTAGACGCAAAAGCAATGTTGATTAGCGAAGTTGCTTTGGTAAATGGTGCTACAAAAAAGAAATTAAATTATAAATATGATGATTTACAATTAGTCATCGATTTGGATAAAGAATACAAAAAAGATCAAGAATATACACTTTACATCAAGTATACAGCGCGTCCAAACGAAGTAAAACAAGAAGGAAGTGCGGCCATAAACGATGCAAAAGGTGTTTATTTTATCAATGCAAAAGGTGAACGACCAAATTATCCAACTCAAATTTGGACACAAGGCGAAACTGAATCTTCTTCTTGTTGGTTCCCGACAATTGATAAAACGAATCAAAAAACTTCACAAGAAATCACGTTAACATATCCTGATAAATATGTTTCATTATCAAATGGAACAATGAAATCTTCGAAGAAAAATTCGGATGGAACAAAAACTGATTATTGGAAATTTGATAAAAAACATGCGCCATATTTATTCTTTTTCGGGATTGGAGATTACGCAGTCATCAATGATAAATGGAAAAATATCAATGTTGATTATTACGTAGAACCAGAATATAAAGATGTTGCAAAGCAAATTTTTGGTAATACACCAGAAATGATTCAGTTCTTTTCTGATAGATTAAACTATCCTTATCCTTGGGATAAATATGCACAAATGACGGCTCGCGAATATGTTTCTGGAGCGATGGAAAATACAACAGCTTCTTTATTTCATGATGGTGTTCAGCAAAAAGCTGGTCAATTAGTCGATGAAAACACTGCTGAATATGTTATTGCGCACGAATTATTTCACCATTGGTTTGGAGATTTAGTTACGGCTGAAAGTTGGGGAAATTTAACAGTGAATGAATCGTTTGCTAATTATTCTGAATATTTATGGTTTGAATATAAATACGGAAAAGAGAAAGCGGATGAGCATCGTTACAACGAAATGTTTGGTTATAAACAAGGCGATGGACCAACGAAAAATTTGGTTCGAGTTCATTACAATTCTCGCGAAGACATGTTTGATGGTGTTTCGTACAACAAAGGTGGAATTATCTTACATATGTTGAGAAACTTCTTAGGAGATGATGCTTTCTTCAAAGGTTTGAACAAATATTTGAAAGATAATGAATACGGAAAAGCTGAATCTGCTCAATTACGATTGGCTTTGGAAGAAGTTTCTGGTCGTGACTTAAATTGGTTTTTCAATCAATGGTATTACGAAAATGGTCATCCAAAATTAACAGTTGTTTCAGATTATTCTTCAGCAAATAAAAAAATAAAAGTTGTTGTTCGTCAAGATGCTTCAAAATTATTTGAATTTCCTTTTGCGATTGATATTGTCGAAAATGGAAAAACAACGCGTCAACAAGTTTGGGTTCCAAAACAAGCCGAAACTGTTTTCGAATTTGCAGCAAACCAAAAACCTGATGTCGTTATTCCAAATGCGGATCAAGTTTTATTAGCAGATATCGACGATAAAAAACCTGTTGAAGATTTTATTGCGCAATACAAAGCTGGAAAAGGAAATTACACGACACGTTTATTAGCGATTGAAGCAATGGCAAATGCGCAAGCAACTAATCCAAAAGCGGCTGATGCCTTGGTTAATGCTTTAGATGATTCATTTGATGGATTAAGAATTTATGCGATTCATAAATTGGACACAAAATCAAAAACGATTGTTGATAAAGCTTCATCAAAATTAAAACAATTGGCTTCTAATGATCCTAAAACATTGGTTCAAGCGGCTGCTTTAAGTGCTTTGAATGATGCCAATATTTATGATGTAGCAATTTTCGAGAAAGCTTCAAAAAGCCCTTCATTTAGTGTTCAAGGAGCCTCGTTAACTGGAATCTTAAAAAATAATCCTTCAAAAATTAATGATTTAACAACTAATCTTGATAATGAAGTGATTAAAGGTTCACCAGATTTAGCAATGGCATTAGTTCCGACTTGGATCAAAAATAATCAATTGGATAAAGCTGCTTTAATTTCGGAATCTGCTGCGATGTATGAATTCGTAAAATTCCAAGATCCAGAAAAAGGAAAAATTGCTGAACAAGCTTTCAATTGGATTATGAACAATGACACACCAGATGCAACGGCTGAAATTGCTAAAACATATTCGCGTTATTATCCATATTTGAATGAACAAAATCCACAAGCAGGACAAGCTGTGAAAATGATGGCTGAAAAAGCATTGCAAGTAAAAACGAATGCTGCAAAAACAATTAAATCAGCAACTATTGCAAAACAAGTGGAGCAATTACAAGATGCTATAAATAAAATGAAATAA
- a CDS encoding MFS transporter: MSVKLRLTIMSFLEFAVWGAYLTSMGNYLGSVGLGPKIGLFYAMQGIVSIFMPAIMGIVADRWIPVQRLLGLNHLLAAIFMFAAGYYGMTAGNDVDFTTIFALYSVSVAFFMPTIALSNSTAYTILKQNNLDTIKSFPPIRTFGTVGFIVAMLFVNFSGFKDGVFGFNFSSDPTFVSFQSNYYQFFVSGFLGVILFLYSFLLPNCPVNKSSEKQSISDAFGLKAFALFKDRKMAIFFIFSMLLGVSLQITNGYANPFITTFKDIPDYANTWGASNANALISLSQVSETLCILLIPFVLKRFGIKIVMLMAMVGWVLRFGLFGLGDPGSGVWMFILSMIVYGIAFDFFNVSGSLYVDKETNEEIRSSAQGVFMMMTNGFGATIGMLIAQYIVNHLVYSQTDLTLQLEGWRHSWFIFAGYALVVTVLFAIVFKYKHNPDEVQDVKH; this comes from the coding sequence ATGTCTGTAAAGCTTAGACTTACAATCATGAGTTTCCTTGAGTTTGCGGTATGGGGAGCATACCTAACCTCTATGGGAAATTACTTAGGATCAGTTGGCTTAGGTCCAAAAATTGGTCTTTTTTACGCGATGCAAGGTATTGTGTCGATTTTTATGCCCGCAATAATGGGTATTGTAGCGGATAGATGGATTCCTGTACAACGTTTGTTGGGATTGAATCATTTATTAGCTGCGATTTTTATGTTTGCAGCAGGTTATTACGGAATGACAGCTGGAAACGATGTAGATTTTACAACAATCTTCGCACTTTATTCGGTTAGTGTGGCGTTCTTTATGCCAACAATCGCCCTTTCTAACTCAACAGCCTACACAATTTTAAAACAAAATAATTTAGACACAATCAAATCCTTTCCTCCAATCAGAACGTTTGGAACAGTTGGTTTTATTGTAGCGATGTTATTTGTTAATTTCTCTGGATTTAAAGATGGTGTTTTTGGATTTAACTTTTCAAGTGATCCAACATTCGTAAGTTTTCAATCCAATTATTATCAGTTCTTTGTATCTGGATTTTTAGGAGTTATATTGTTTTTATACAGTTTCTTATTACCTAATTGCCCAGTTAACAAAAGTTCTGAAAAACAATCTATTTCTGATGCATTTGGTTTAAAAGCTTTTGCATTATTTAAAGATAGAAAAATGGCAATTTTCTTTATCTTTTCAATGCTTTTAGGCGTTTCTTTGCAAATTACAAATGGATATGCAAATCCATTTATCACAACGTTTAAGGATATTCCAGATTATGCCAATACGTGGGGAGCAAGTAATGCAAATGCTTTAATTTCGTTGTCTCAAGTTTCTGAAACATTGTGTATTTTATTAATTCCTTTCGTGCTAAAACGATTCGGAATCAAAATCGTGATGTTGATGGCAATGGTAGGTTGGGTCTTACGTTTCGGATTATTTGGATTAGGAGATCCAGGATCTGGTGTTTGGATGTTTATCTTATCAATGATTGTTTACGGAATCGCTTTCGATTTTTTCAATGTATCAGGTTCGTTGTATGTAGACAAAGAAACAAACGAAGAAATTCGTTCTTCTGCACAAGGAGTTTTTATGATGATGACCAATGGTTTTGGAGCAACAATCGGAATGTTAATTGCACAATACATCGTGAATCATTTAGTGTATAGTCAAACTGATTTGACATTGCAGCTAGAAGGATGGAGACATTCTTGGTTTATTTTCGCAGGCTACGCATTAGTTGTTACGGTATTGTTCGCAATTGTGTTCAAATACAAACACAATCCAGACGAAGTACAAGATGTAAAACATTAA